One Candidatus Uhrbacteria bacterium CG10_big_fil_rev_8_21_14_0_10_50_16 genomic region harbors:
- a CDS encoding UDP-N-acetylenolpyruvoylglucosamine reductase: MNTQFEQQVEALLGDRLKRGEPLAAHSHYGVGGPASYFVLAKTAEEVTSLVQLAKDENVPWVVIGGGTNILVSDKGFNGLVIKMGNRSIRINHETGEVVADAGLLSSSLARQTGEAGLTGFEWGIGLPGTIGGAVRGNAGCFGGETKDKLVSVDILNTETGEVQTIAKEDLVMGYRHSKIKDVPWIVLRATFLFEPREVDLNREAINEVLRCRMDSQPKNVKCAGCAFKNVDFVADEDIAKLKDRVHDIPEAFLTNKRIPAGWLVDRLGLKGTRVGGAAISELHGNFITSDGTATADQLMQLIALVKSKVRDAYGIQLHEEVQFIGFDT; the protein is encoded by the coding sequence ATGAACACACAATTTGAACAACAAGTAGAAGCGCTCTTGGGTGATCGACTCAAACGGGGTGAACCTCTGGCGGCGCATTCGCATTATGGCGTTGGAGGACCTGCCTCTTATTTTGTGTTAGCAAAGACAGCAGAGGAGGTGACGAGTCTTGTGCAATTAGCTAAAGATGAGAACGTGCCATGGGTGGTGATCGGCGGCGGCACAAATATTCTTGTGAGTGATAAGGGATTCAACGGGCTCGTAATCAAGATGGGTAACCGTTCCATTCGCATTAACCACGAGACAGGAGAGGTGGTGGCAGATGCTGGGTTGCTCTCATCAAGCCTTGCACGTCAAACGGGAGAAGCCGGACTTACAGGATTTGAATGGGGGATTGGACTACCAGGGACGATTGGTGGTGCCGTGCGCGGAAATGCGGGTTGCTTTGGCGGAGAGACAAAAGATAAGTTGGTCTCGGTCGATATCCTTAACACAGAAACGGGAGAAGTACAGACGATTGCAAAAGAAGACCTTGTTATGGGGTATCGTCACAGCAAAATAAAGGACGTTCCGTGGATTGTGCTGCGCGCTACGTTTTTATTTGAGCCACGTGAGGTGGACCTCAACCGTGAGGCGATCAATGAGGTGCTTCGCTGTCGCATGGATTCTCAACCAAAGAACGTCAAATGCGCCGGCTGTGCGTTTAAGAATGTCGATTTTGTGGCAGACGAGGATATCGCTAAGTTAAAAGATAGGGTTCATGATATCCCGGAAGCGTTTCTTACAAATAAGCGTATTCCCGCCGGCTGGTTGGTGGATCGTCTCGGTCTTAAGGGCACGCGCGTTGGAGGGGCGGCGATTAGTGAGCTTCACGGAAACTTTATTACAAGCGATGGCACAGCGACGGCGGATCAACTGATGCAGCTCATTGCACTGGTTAAATCCAAAGTGCGAGATGCGTACGGGATTCAATTACACGAGGAGGTTCAATTCATTGGGTTTGATACATAA
- the rplU gene encoding 50S ribosomal protein L21, with protein MFAIIKTGGKQQVVEEGKWILTEKIEQEDGSKIEFEPLLVSNDRETKVGTPTVAGMKVTGTIMEQGRSEKVSIVKYKPKSNYRRRTGHRQPFTKVMIDTIA; from the coding sequence ATGTTCGCTATTATCAAAACAGGAGGAAAGCAGCAGGTGGTTGAGGAAGGAAAATGGATCCTCACCGAAAAGATCGAGCAGGAAGATGGGTCAAAGATCGAGTTTGAGCCATTGCTCGTCTCTAACGACCGAGAAACCAAAGTGGGAACGCCTACCGTTGCCGGAATGAAGGTGACGGGTACCATTATGGAACAAGGTCGTTCCGAGAAAGTAAGTATTGTTAAATACAAGCCAAAGAGCAACTACCGACGCCGCACAGGACATCGTCAGCCATTTACCAAGGTGATGATCGATACCATCGCGTAA
- a CDS encoding recombination protein RecR: protein MREYPKPIQTVVNAFTYLPGVGPKTALRFVFYLLKQPKGTIEGMIRALQELQSSIQSCTICKTYTTSEMCETCLDPRRDKTIICVVAQPRDIGTIDAAGFNGRYHVLGGTLSPIEGITPDTLEIASLLERLNDEPAVAELVLAFNPDIEGESTIMYLSKVLKDRPLRLTRLARGLPVGSDLEFADEVTLGDALRRRWDI, encoded by the coding sequence ATGCGCGAGTACCCAAAACCAATCCAAACCGTGGTGAACGCGTTCACCTATTTACCCGGAGTGGGGCCCAAAACCGCACTCCGGTTTGTGTTTTATTTACTCAAACAGCCCAAGGGGACCATCGAGGGAATGATTCGCGCGCTGCAAGAGCTCCAATCGTCCATTCAATCCTGTACCATTTGTAAAACCTACACAACGTCCGAGATGTGTGAAACGTGTCTGGATCCACGACGCGACAAAACAATTATCTGCGTTGTAGCACAGCCGCGTGACATTGGCACCATCGACGCGGCAGGATTTAACGGCCGCTACCACGTACTTGGTGGGACACTTTCGCCCATTGAGGGAATTACGCCCGACACGCTTGAGATTGCTTCACTCCTTGAGCGCCTCAACGATGAACCCGCCGTCGCAGAGCTCGTGCTCGCGTTTAACCCAGATATTGAAGGTGAATCAACCATTATGTATCTCTCAAAAGTCCTCAAAGATCGGCCGCTGCGCCTGACGCGTCTGGCTCGTGGACTCCCAGTTGGGTCGGATCTTGAATTTGCCGACGAGGTGACGCTTGGCGATGCCCTGCGCCGCCGATGGGATATTTAA
- a CDS encoding tRNA guanosine(34) transglycosylase Tgt encodes MFTRIKQSTISKARRGELATTHGTLQTPFFMTIATKGAVRAMNVRDLKRIHVPIVLANTYHLLVRPGMDALRERGGLHKWMHWDGPMLTDSGGYQVFSLGHRRKVTEEGVTFRSHIDGSKISLTPEESIAMQQAIGSDMIMQLDVVEPPTVSDKRRAYAMERSIRWAKRCKDYLYAHRDQSVTADQKLFGIVQGGVDEALRTRSVAGLTALDLDGYAIGGLSVGESKEDNLRIAAFTASLLPQDKVRYFMGGGMPEEIVAYVRMGIDMFDCVIPTRHARHGSLFVWNGNPTPELIASGDFYTKINIVNAEYRNSDDPIDSWNNCDASQAYTRGYLRHLFGLKEALGTQLATEHNVRFYMQLMEVIRQGIEEGVL; translated from the coding sequence ATGTTTACACGCATCAAACAATCCACTATCTCCAAGGCGCGACGCGGGGAACTCGCGACCACACACGGCACTCTACAGACGCCGTTTTTTATGACGATAGCCACCAAGGGTGCGGTGCGTGCCATGAACGTGCGAGATCTCAAACGCATTCATGTTCCCATAGTTCTTGCAAACACGTATCACTTGCTTGTGCGACCAGGTATGGACGCCTTGCGCGAACGTGGAGGATTGCACAAATGGATGCACTGGGACGGTCCCATGCTCACTGACAGTGGTGGGTACCAAGTGTTTAGTTTGGGACATCGACGCAAGGTGACAGAGGAAGGTGTGACGTTTCGATCACACATTGATGGAAGTAAAATCTCCCTCACACCCGAGGAGTCGATTGCCATGCAGCAAGCGATTGGATCGGATATGATCATGCAGCTTGATGTTGTTGAACCACCGACGGTGAGCGATAAACGTCGTGCCTATGCCATGGAGCGATCCATTCGATGGGCCAAGCGTTGCAAGGACTATTTATATGCACATCGGGATCAATCCGTTACAGCGGATCAAAAACTCTTTGGAATTGTGCAAGGTGGCGTAGATGAAGCGCTGCGCACACGATCCGTTGCGGGTCTCACGGCGTTGGATCTTGACGGGTACGCCATTGGAGGCCTCTCTGTGGGCGAATCCAAGGAAGACAATTTGCGTATTGCGGCGTTTACGGCAAGCCTCTTACCGCAAGACAAGGTGCGATATTTTATGGGTGGTGGAATGCCCGAGGAGATTGTTGCCTATGTGCGCATGGGGATCGACATGTTTGATTGCGTGATTCCAACGCGCCACGCACGGCATGGGTCACTTTTTGTGTGGAATGGGAATCCGACACCGGAGTTAATCGCGAGCGGAGATTTTTATACAAAAATTAATATCGTGAATGCCGAGTATCGCAACAGCGATGATCCGATTGATTCATGGAATAATTGCGACGCCTCACAAGCCTACACACGTGGGTATTTGCGACACTTGTTTGGACTCAAAGAGGCACTTGGTACGCAATTGGCGACGGAGCATAATGTGCGTTTTTACATGCAATTAATGGAGGTAATCAGACAGGGAATTGAAGAAGGGGTTTTGTAG
- the raiA gene encoding ribosomal subunit interface protein, translating into MDCGLLSVVAHTCGRGYTNGVSHNRSVMKIEKILGTNIDLTPAIEAHINKRIAPLSKLVKRLQPASVAVEVGKPSEHHNKGNVFYAEFNADIQGEVFHATAEAEDLYAAIDKVQKEFKRQIVDWRKKQKSVGTRAGRSFKKFLRFGREQD; encoded by the coding sequence ATGGATTGCGGACTATTATCGGTCGTTGCCCACACCTGCGGACGAGGGTATACTAACGGTGTAAGTCATAACCGATCTGTTATGAAAATTGAGAAAATTTTAGGCACGAATATCGATCTTACCCCCGCGATCGAAGCACATATCAACAAACGTATTGCACCACTTTCCAAGCTTGTAAAACGATTACAGCCGGCAAGCGTGGCAGTGGAGGTGGGAAAGCCGTCGGAGCATCACAATAAAGGAAATGTGTTTTACGCGGAGTTTAACGCGGATATCCAAGGCGAGGTGTTTCATGCGACTGCCGAGGCAGAGGATTTGTATGCTGCTATCGACAAAGTGCAAAAAGAGTTCAAACGTCAGATTGTTGATTGGCGCAAGAAGCAAAAATCTGTTGGCACCCGCGCAGGCCGATCGTTTAAGAAGTTTCTGCGATTTGGACGCGAGCAAGACTAG
- the murC gene encoding UDP-N-acetylmuramate--L-alanine ligase, translating into MKTYKRVHFIGIGGIGMSAMAKLLKVCGTYVSGSDVQDSETIRELRHMSVQIGIGSKPELIGKDVELIVYSSAVPLDDEERIRGRHLDIPEITYNAFLGEVSQGSNLIAVTGTHGKSTTTAMLGHILTVAGLDPTVVVGSKVTSFPYGNLRVGMSDVFVAEACEHMAHMLHMDPQMIVLTNIEFDHPDFYGSVEDVRAAMKQFVEKLPQGGTLVWNADDAQSQLLIKEIALSRSDIQLIAYGQDAAAHAEVEREVGIQRVHLFKEDAEVFEADLRYPGDYNVHNAMMAALAASALHVRGDKIKQALESFPGLWRRFEHLGLWKGADVYSDYGHHPTAVASLLEGVKSFLPGKRIVLCFQPHQHARTRGLFNEFVQSMEEADVVVLQEIYDVAGRNEQDHATSSAELVEAIHESDTTRGVDRDVIYAQDAEAVKFQLEKIVRPGDVLLMVGAGDIDRLARTLIK; encoded by the coding sequence ATGAAAACGTACAAACGGGTCCACTTTATTGGCATTGGAGGAATTGGTATGAGCGCGATGGCCAAACTCTTAAAGGTATGCGGTACCTATGTTTCGGGTTCAGATGTCCAGGATTCGGAGACGATCAGGGAATTACGCCATATGAGCGTGCAAATTGGCATTGGCAGCAAGCCGGAACTTATTGGAAAGGATGTTGAACTCATTGTGTATTCAAGCGCGGTTCCCTTGGATGATGAGGAACGTATTCGTGGCAGACACCTCGATATACCAGAAATCACCTACAACGCGTTTTTGGGTGAGGTGAGTCAGGGGTCAAATCTCATTGCGGTTACAGGCACACACGGGAAATCCACAACCACCGCTATGCTTGGCCATATCCTCACGGTAGCAGGATTAGACCCAACGGTTGTTGTTGGGTCAAAAGTAACGTCGTTCCCCTATGGAAATTTGCGCGTTGGAATGAGCGATGTGTTTGTCGCCGAGGCGTGTGAGCATATGGCACACATGCTACATATGGATCCGCAGATGATTGTGCTCACCAACATAGAATTTGATCACCCGGATTTTTATGGATCGGTAGAAGACGTGCGTGCGGCTATGAAGCAGTTTGTAGAAAAGTTACCGCAAGGTGGAACGCTTGTGTGGAACGCAGATGATGCGCAATCGCAATTATTGATCAAAGAGATTGCGTTGAGTCGATCCGATATTCAGTTAATTGCTTACGGACAGGACGCGGCAGCACATGCGGAGGTAGAACGTGAGGTGGGAATCCAACGGGTTCATCTCTTTAAGGAAGATGCGGAAGTGTTTGAGGCTGATCTACGTTATCCTGGCGACTATAACGTGCACAATGCCATGATGGCGGCGCTGGCGGCATCGGCGTTGCATGTGCGAGGGGATAAGATTAAGCAAGCCTTGGAATCATTCCCAGGGCTTTGGCGCAGATTTGAACATCTTGGTCTATGGAAAGGAGCCGATGTGTATTCCGATTACGGACATCACCCAACGGCGGTCGCGAGCTTGTTGGAAGGCGTAAAATCATTTTTGCCGGGCAAGCGAATCGTTCTGTGTTTTCAGCCACATCAACACGCACGAACACGTGGATTGTTCAATGAGTTTGTGCAGAGTATGGAGGAAGCAGACGTCGTGGTGCTCCAAGAGATTTATGATGTCGCCGGCCGTAACGAGCAGGACCATGCAACATCGAGTGCGGAGTTGGTGGAGGCGATTCATGAGTCAGACACAACGCGTGGGGTTGACCGAGATGTTATTTATGCGCAAGATGCAGAGGCGGTAAAATTTCAATTAGAAAAGATTGTTCGTCCGGGAGATGTTTTACTTATGGTGGGTGCGGGAGACATTGATCGTCTCGCACGGACATTGATTAAGTAG
- a CDS encoding serine hydroxymethyltransferase (catalyzes the reaction of glycine with 5,10-methylenetetrahydrofolate to form L-serine and tetrahydrofolate) codes for MKTSISQLLEQEEARQRGGLELIPSENFVSNDVLAALGSVATNKYAEGYPGRRYYGGCSVVDQIEQLAIDRAKELFGAEHVNVQPLSGAPANLAIYSALLEPGDTVLGMDLSHGGHLTHGHPVTFSAKIWNFVRYNTTPTGEIDYAQLKELAHEHKPKLILVGYSSYSRDIDYAAIQAIADEVGALTMADISHFAAMVATGLMNNPVPLFDVVMTTTHKTLRGPRGAMILCKEKHAKAIDKSVFPGLQGGPHMNNIAGLAVALEEALDPSFRDYAQQILLNAKTLEVELKQRDYTICFGKTENHLLLIDLTNKGLAGKDAQLALDAAGITVNKNVIPDDPRSPMDPSGIRLGTPALTTRGMKEEEMKRVADFIDRAILARHDADTLAEIREEVKQFTTPFPLWDR; via the coding sequence ATGAAAACATCCATCTCACAACTCCTTGAGCAAGAAGAAGCCCGCCAACGCGGCGGATTAGAGCTCATTCCCTCGGAGAACTTTGTCTCCAACGACGTGCTTGCGGCACTAGGCTCCGTGGCCACCAACAAGTACGCGGAAGGCTACCCCGGTAGGCGTTATTACGGCGGTTGCAGCGTGGTGGACCAAATTGAACAACTTGCCATTGACCGTGCCAAGGAACTCTTTGGCGCCGAGCACGTCAACGTTCAGCCCCTCTCAGGTGCACCTGCCAACCTCGCCATTTATTCCGCCCTCTTGGAACCCGGCGACACCGTACTTGGGATGGACTTGAGCCACGGTGGACACCTCACCCACGGTCACCCGGTCACGTTTTCTGCAAAAATCTGGAACTTCGTACGTTATAATACAACCCCAACGGGCGAGATCGACTACGCGCAGCTCAAAGAACTTGCGCACGAACATAAACCAAAACTCATCCTCGTGGGGTACAGCTCCTATTCACGCGACATTGACTACGCCGCGATTCAAGCAATTGCGGACGAGGTTGGTGCACTTACCATGGCCGACATCTCTCACTTTGCCGCAATGGTAGCAACGGGACTCATGAACAATCCGGTACCCCTATTTGACGTGGTTATGACCACCACACACAAAACGCTCCGTGGCCCGCGCGGTGCCATGATCCTTTGTAAGGAAAAACACGCAAAGGCAATTGATAAATCTGTCTTCCCAGGATTGCAGGGCGGTCCGCATATGAACAATATTGCAGGCCTCGCCGTTGCCCTAGAAGAAGCATTGGACCCAAGTTTTAGGGACTACGCACAGCAAATTCTTCTCAACGCAAAGACACTCGAGGTGGAACTCAAACAGCGTGACTACACGATCTGTTTTGGCAAAACGGAGAATCATCTCCTCCTCATTGACCTCACCAATAAAGGCCTTGCAGGGAAGGACGCGCAACTTGCCCTAGACGCCGCCGGAATCACCGTCAACAAAAACGTGATTCCAGACGATCCGCGATCTCCCATGGACCCGTCCGGCATTCGCCTCGGAACGCCAGCACTTACCACACGCGGGATGAAGGAAGAAGAGATGAAACGTGTCGCCGATTTTATTGATCGCGCTATCCTCGCCCGACATGATGCAGATACGCTCGCCGAAATTCGCGAGGAGGTTAAACAATTCACTACACCGTTTCCCCTATGGGACAGATAA
- a CDS encoding bifunctional 5,10-methylene-tetrahydrofolate dehydrogenase/5,10-methylene-tetrahydrofolate cyclohydrolase (catalyzes the formation of 5,10-methenyltetrahydrofolate from 5,10-methylenetetrahydrofolate and subsequent formation of 10-formyltetrahydrofolate from 5,10-methenyltetrahydrofolate), with translation MGQIINGRKIAKKIRNELGHKILSEGIDVGLAAILVGSDPASQTYVKLKAHAADKIGMRFDTHELAEDTTTDQLLTLIDSLNADTHVHGILVQLPLPKHIDTNRVIAAIDPTKDADGFQEHSPLTPVMAQVVETLLLSTLEPLQEKRALILANTPDVFAPPIAQILSQHGVETAAAEPDDAEVSAELKASDIVIIAIGRPHWLTPDNIKEDAILIDIGITKQGDEILGDVDPTCDAVASWRTRVPGGVGPVTVALLLKNVLACYALQKDVS, from the coding sequence ATGGGACAGATAATCAATGGTCGCAAGATAGCAAAAAAGATTCGCAATGAACTCGGCCATAAGATTCTCTCAGAGGGAATCGACGTAGGGCTTGCCGCAATTCTCGTTGGAAGCGATCCTGCCTCCCAAACCTACGTTAAACTCAAAGCCCACGCCGCCGACAAAATTGGCATGCGTTTTGATACACATGAGCTCGCAGAAGACACGACCACAGATCAACTCCTGACGCTTATTGATTCACTCAACGCAGACACGCACGTCCACGGCATCCTCGTGCAACTTCCCTTACCCAAGCACATTGACACTAATCGCGTAATTGCGGCAATCGATCCAACCAAGGACGCGGACGGATTCCAAGAACACAGCCCGCTCACGCCTGTCATGGCGCAAGTCGTCGAGACACTCTTGCTCTCCACGCTCGAACCACTGCAAGAGAAGCGCGCGCTCATCCTTGCAAATACACCAGACGTATTTGCACCACCCATCGCTCAAATCCTCTCGCAACACGGCGTAGAGACAGCAGCAGCAGAGCCCGACGACGCAGAGGTGTCCGCCGAACTCAAAGCAAGCGATATTGTGATTATTGCGATCGGCCGGCCGCACTGGCTCACCCCCGACAATATTAAGGAAGACGCGATCCTCATTGATATCGGCATCACAAAACAAGGGGATGAGATTCTAGGAGACGTCGACCCCACCTGCGACGCCGTAGCTTCCTGGCGCACGCGGGTTCCGGGAGGTGTAGGACCCGTCACTGTTGCGCTCCTACTCAAAAATGTCCTCGCCTGTTACGCATTACAAAAAGACGTCTCTTAG
- the dnaB gene encoding replicative DNA helicase has product MASEINKVPPHNEEAEQSFLGALLIDPEAIIKVADHVDPEQFYFEKHRKIYGGMIDLYAKHEPIDLLSLGNRLDEMGSLANLGGRSYLAELTNIVPTASNVVHYGDIIQKKATLRRLISAASKISQLGFDESTDDIASVLDQAESTMFGVASTHLKQSFTHIRSILADAFERIDTLHKERGKLRGVPSGYVALDNLLAGFQKADLIILAARPSVGKTAFALSLARHASVKLKIPVGLFSLEMSKEQLVDRLICAEADIDLWKLRTGKLSDRDDDFPRIGQALGVLSEAPLYIDDSASANIMEIRAKCRRLKSEHGLGMVIIDYLQLMESRGAKENRVQEVAEISRGLKQIARELEIPIIALSQLSRTVEMSKPAIPKLSHLRESGSIEQDADVVMFIYRKAADKNYQPDELSPEEKNLAEVHISKHRNGPTGIVKLFFDATRANFKNLERRMEPPIASAPKPVESPPLPRSHG; this is encoded by the coding sequence ATGGCCAGCGAGATCAACAAAGTTCCTCCGCATAACGAAGAAGCCGAACAATCGTTTTTGGGCGCGCTTTTGATTGATCCAGAGGCGATTATTAAGGTTGCTGATCACGTGGATCCCGAGCAATTCTATTTTGAAAAGCACCGCAAAATCTACGGTGGAATGATTGACCTCTACGCAAAGCATGAGCCGATTGATCTTCTCTCGCTTGGTAACCGACTGGATGAGATGGGAAGCCTCGCTAACCTGGGTGGCAGGTCTTACTTGGCCGAACTCACTAACATCGTTCCAACGGCGAGTAACGTGGTGCACTACGGCGACATCATTCAAAAAAAAGCCACGCTCCGACGGCTTATCTCGGCGGCGTCTAAAATCTCACAACTTGGATTTGATGAATCCACGGACGATATTGCCAGCGTGCTGGATCAAGCAGAGTCCACCATGTTTGGCGTGGCATCCACACACCTCAAACAATCGTTTACACATATCCGTTCCATTTTGGCTGACGCGTTTGAGCGCATTGACACCCTTCACAAGGAACGTGGAAAATTGCGCGGTGTGCCGTCTGGATACGTAGCGTTAGACAATCTACTCGCCGGATTTCAAAAAGCGGACCTTATTATTCTTGCCGCACGTCCGTCTGTGGGAAAGACCGCCTTTGCCCTCTCGCTCGCACGTCACGCATCTGTAAAACTCAAAATTCCCGTGGGGCTGTTTAGTCTGGAAATGAGCAAGGAGCAGCTGGTGGATCGACTCATTTGTGCGGAGGCAGACATTGACCTGTGGAAACTGCGCACAGGCAAACTCTCTGATCGCGACGACGACTTTCCACGTATTGGGCAAGCGCTTGGTGTTTTGTCCGAGGCGCCGCTCTATATTGACGACTCCGCATCGGCCAACATCATGGAAATCCGTGCTAAGTGCCGCCGTCTTAAGTCAGAACACGGACTTGGGATGGTGATCATTGACTACTTGCAGCTCATGGAATCGCGCGGTGCTAAGGAAAACCGTGTGCAGGAGGTGGCCGAGATCTCTCGTGGTCTTAAGCAAATCGCCCGCGAGCTAGAGATTCCAATTATCGCCCTCTCACAGCTCTCGCGTACCGTGGAAATGAGTAAACCGGCGATTCCAAAGCTTTCCCACCTGCGTGAATCTGGGTCCATTGAACAAGATGCCGACGTGGTGATGTTTATCTACCGTAAAGCAGCCGATAAGAACTATCAGCCAGACGAGCTGTCGCCAGAGGAGAAGAACCTCGCAGAGGTCCACATCTCCAAGCATCGTAATGGGCCGACCGGTATCGTAAAGCTCTTCTTTGACGCCACGCGTGCCAACTTCAAAAACTTGGAACGCAGAATGGAACCTCCAATTGCTTCTGCACCAAAACCTGTGGAGTCGCCGCCCCTTCCCCGTTCTCATGGGTAA